A single Plasmodium yoelii strain 17X genome assembly, chromosome: 10 DNA region contains:
- a CDS encoding multifunctional methyltransferase subunit TRM112, putative, with protein sequence MRLLTHNFLKCNEAKCTGGYPLIIKLNEDVEGNVNIIEQEMNPEFIKNVLSKVDYEVLYNTAKQFGVSLLSSYNNNHLEDEGFLNSVHHALFKIHIMEGSLTCPKCNISFPIKDGIPNMLAANEE encoded by the exons ATGCGACTCCTTAcgcataattttttaaaatg caATGAGGCTAAGTGCACAGGGGGATATCccttaataataaaacttaACGAAGATGTTGAAggaaatgtaaatataatagaACAAGAAATGAATCCAGaatttatcaaaaatgtaTTGAGTAAAGTAGATTACGAAGTTTTATATAACACAGCTAAACAA TTTGGAGTAAGTTTATTATCAAGTTACAATAATAACCATTTAGAGGATGAAGGGTTTTTAAATTCAGTCCATCACGCTCTTTTTAAg attCATATAATGGAGGGCTCACTCACATGTCCAAAATGCAATATTTCTTTTCCAATAAAAGATG GTATACCTAATATGCTAGCAGCAAAtgaagaataa
- a CDS encoding LCCL domain-containing protein, translating into MRIYNWVSCGFIILQFFLNVYGKEWCKAKFEYGMSDYAECQKEGDNLTKYMIEIIPAKANNINLYCDVSIVLSNSQGINTKEINIGSEKEGLFRKIYSVRKDIDNPEYVHVKLDSKINNNRSWKCKKIKIWKDYKYWTFDCIGILNEEKREATYFLSGNKLYTAYVQTGKDIEAGTTGIIDIILLGNNNKRSNTKMLHEGFISGGLKKIKFQASDVGNLENIILINNSYNDPWYCDFIKIKSDDSKIYVFNVKSWIGYPYNNKIKININTNNIDGNAKDIDCHIRANDLIDTTKSLNNNFVLQNKVHIFKVRCPQNCHSSEFSIIEGTSIHPASTSICAAAIYDGSLTESGGEIIVTITKGLNYYYAMDQTYNNLKAIEFSTKGDESDKNNFSFYTYHLTSIDDIKSNIRIVDSFGKLSSLGRLEIRVNNKWGAVCKKGPNFAFSEDAAKRACKDLGFPNGIYIKENCSNINEQNYCAGYKYPFNASGIMCSGNEQNLLSCNTDDPSYCIDHHDDVIIQCINQLGNDSIENGTIRLLDSTGSPTSNGIGRLQIYYNGVFGSICSEGWTKETEKIACLELGYHNVKANGFSQHLCNDIAGENLCGHDTERINATNFRCKGDEPNLKNCPHETSEDIYCSHEEDIIIGCASADEEGNNSISSTNNYKYGLNKHMMSMEKKKFHPKIELSCFDKITSKAELSKGNVGDIFLVSCPEKCDEDIGAIKGTFVYTFDSYICKAAIHAGVLSSNVTDDVVLIITHSRNKFIGTKRNNIESKEFIGESKSFSLSIPTNYIIMEERQNNSKYEDEILKEDNDFYYEHIFKKENNNEQEKNKTFFEHSMHLEPTFQWIAPSSFAGFNGDENQYINANNLPNEKYIRTLSNFTFIIHFIPNNKGKNKWRTILSHSLCEGISISIDEENELIIEQNCNPHLVKTKFIPKFEHPYHLVLIYNKSNKSISLYMNQKKINLENTKFDFTLNGDLTIGRSNKQATDYFIGDINFVKIYKYILTEHEIKESYNSVISNNYLNDGMSGNRDINIKKTQNKKTKNNRKTIDGRDCITPCKSKTNVNKNIQINTEEFYLNCSDNLLSERFNGKIGAQFLASCLEDCTNSKYIVKGSNNYYTPDTSICKAVMHSGIIHKTRNGHKNDENDNNNNSFIIKIVEGLTEYKSSRGHFGIVSKSEKQSQLRSFSLFSKMEDDIFTCFTDAAFLLELPIGTTKNVICPENCHKIDKQIFGTNTYSPLSSVCKAAIHAGVISIKGGHIQIVVGKGQQEFKSSTQNNIQSYIAEKQNRSFTFLKRLY; encoded by the coding sequence ATGAGAATCTATAACTGGGTCAGTTGTggatttataattttacaatTCTTTCTGAACGTATATGGAAAGGAATGGTGCAAAGCAAAGTTTGAATATGGGATGTCTGATTATGCAGAATGTCAAAAGGAAGGAGataatttaacaaaatatatgattGAAATAATTCCTGCTAAagcaaataatataaatttatattgtgaTGTTTCTATAGTTTTATCGAATTCTCAAGGTATTAATactaaagaaataaatattggAAGTGAAAAAGAAGGGTTATTTAGAAAGATATATTCTGTTCGAAAAGATATAGATAACCCAGAATATGTTCATGTGAAATTAGAttctaaaataaataataatagaagttggaaatgtaaaaaaataaaaatttggaaAGATTATAAATATTGGACTTTTGATTGTATAGGAATattaaatgaagaaaaacGAGAAGCAACATATTTTTTGTCTggtaataaattatatactgCTTATGTTCAAACAGGAAAAGATATAGAAGCAGGTACTACTGgaattatagatataatattattaggtaataataacaaaagaAGTAATACAAAAATGTTACATGAAGGGTTCATATCTGGtggattaaaaaaaataaaattccaaGCATCAGATGTAGGAAAtttggaaaatataatattaataaacaaTTCTTATAATGATCCATGGTATTgtgattttattaaaataaaaagtgatgatagtaaaatatatgttttcaATGTAAAAAGTTGGATTGGATatccatataataataaaataaaaataaatataaatacaaataatattgaTGGAAATGCAAAAGACATAGATTGTCATATACGTGCTAATGATTTAATAGATACAACGAAatcattaaataataatttcgttttacaaaataaggtacatatatttaaagttAGATGCCCACAAAATTGTCATAGTTCAGAATTTTCTATTATAGAAGGTACTTCTATACATCCTGCATCTACTTCTATATGTGCTGCAGCTATTTATGATGGTTCATTAACAGAAAGTGGAGGAGaaattattgttactatAACAAAAggattaaattattattatgcaaTGGATCAGacgtataataatttaaaggcAATTGAATTTTCTACTAAAGGTGATGAAAGTGATAAAAACAATTTCTCTTTTTATACATATCATTTGACATCTATTGATGATATAAAAAGTAATATTAGAATCGTTGATTCTTTTGGAAAATTATCTTCTTTAGGAAGATTAGAAATCcgtgtaaataataaatgggGGGCTGTTTGTAAAAAAGGTCCAAATTTTGCATTTTCAGAAGATGCAGCAAAAAGAGCTTGTAAAGATTTAGGATTTCCCaatggtatatatattaaagaaaattgctcaaatataaatgaacaaaattattGTGCTGGATATAAATATCCTTTTAATGCTTCTGGTATTATGTGTTCTGGAAATGAACAAAATCTATTATCATGTAATACTGATGATCCTTCATATTGTATAGATCATCATGATGATGTTATAATACAATGTATTAATCAATTAGGTAATGATTCGATCGAAAACGGAACAATTCGACTTTTAGACAGCACCGGTTCACCTACATCTAATGGAATAGGAAgattacaaatatattacaatGGAGTATTTGGTTCTATTTGTTCAGAAGGATGGACAAAAGAAACAGAAAAAATTGCATGTTTAGAATTAGGTTATCATAATGTAAAAGCAAATGGATTCTCTCAACATCTATGTAATGATATAGCTGGGGAAAATTTATGTGGTCATGATACAGAAAGAATTAATGCAACTAATTTTAGATGTAAAGGAGATGAAcctaatttaaaaaattgccCACATGAAACATCTGAAGATATTTATTGTTCTCATGAAGAAGATATAATTATTGGTTGTGCAAGTGCAGATGAGGAAGGAAATAATTCAATCAGCTCAACtaacaattataaatatggattaaataaacatatgatgtctatggaaaaaaaaaaatttcatcCAAAAATCGAATTAAGTTGCTTTGACAAAATAACATCTAAGGCTGAGTTAAGCAAAGGTAATGTTggagatatatttttagttaGTTGCCCAGAAAAATGTGATGAAGATATTGGAGCAATAAAAGGAACGtttgtatatacatttgaTTCTTATATATGTAAAGCAGCGATACATGCAGGTGTTTTATCGAGTAACGTTACTGATGATGTGGTTCTTATCATTACCCATAGtagaaataaatttataggaactaaaagaaataatataGAATCAAAAGAATTTATTGGAGAATCTAAAAGTTTCAGTTTAAGTATACCAACAAATTATATCATAATGGAAGAAAgacaaaataattcaaaatatGAAGACGAAATTTTAAAAGAAGATAACGATTTTTATTatgaacatatatttaaaaaagaaaataataatgaacaagagaaaaataaaacatttttcgAACATAGTATGCATCTAGAACCCACTTTTCAATGGATAGCTCCATCTTCTTTTGCTGGGTTCAATGGAGATGAAAATCAATATATAAATGCTAATAATCTTCCTaacgaaaaatatattagaacaCTTTCCaattttacttttattatcCATTTTATTCCAAATAacaaaggaaaaaataaatggagAACAATATTATCTCATAGTTTATGCGAAGGAATATCTATATCTAtagatgaagaaaatgaattaataatAGAACAAAATTGTAACCCTCATTTAGTAAAAACCAAATTTATACCCAAATTTGAGCATCCTTATCATCTTGttctaatttataataaatcaaataaatctatttctttatatatgaatcaaaaaaaaattaatcttgaaaatacaaaatttgATTTTACCCTAAATGGAGATTTAACAATTGGTAGATCAAATAAACAAGCAACTGATTATTTTATAGGagatattaattttgttaaaatatacaaatatatattaacagaACACGAAATTAAAGAATCATATAATTCAGTTAtttcaaataattatttaaatgatgGTATGTCTGGAAATAGAGACATAAATATTAAGAaaacacaaaataaaaaaacaaaaaataatcgAAAAACTATAGATGGTCGAGATTGTATTACTCCATGTAAATCTAAAActaatgtaaataaaaatatacaaattaataCGGAAGAATTTTACCTGAATTGTTCAGATAATTTACTCAGCGAGCGATTTAATGGAAAAATTGGAGCTCAATTTTTGGCTAGCTGTTTAGAAGATTGTACtaattcaaaatatatagtaAAAGGATCTAACAATTATTATACACCAGATACATCTATATGTAAAGCAGTTATGCATTCAGGAATAATACATAAAACAAGAAATGGtcataaaaatgatgaaaatgataataataataattcatttattataaaaatcgttGAAGGGTTAACAGAATATAAATCATCTAGAGGTCATTTTGGAATAGTTTCAAAATCAGAAAAACAATCACAATTAAGAtctttttctcttttttcaaaaatgGAAGATGATATTTTTACATGTTTTACAGATGCAGCATTTTTACTCGAATTACCTATTGGAActacaaaaaatgttatatgcCCAGAAAATTGTCACAAAATAGATAAACAAATATTTGGAACCAATACATATAGTCCTTTATCTTCTGTTTGCAAAGCAGCTATACATGCAGGTGTTATTTCAATAAAGGGTGGGCACATACAAATTGTCGTTGGAAAAGGTCAACAAGAATTTAAATCATCCACCCAAAATAATATTCAATCATATATAGCAGAAAAACAAAATCGTTCATTCACCTTTTTGAAACGTTTATATTAG
- a CDS encoding pre-mRNA-splicing factor 38B, putative has protein sequence MDKNIKNAEHTTTHTPPKVHETNSNDVGNINYNNSYYNGVLPMGINSKNNFGECFPNNPNLTNNNNMYGALDKYLINYNYVDPSYYSINPNAIINMGNPIYSMGNQGNNSYSNSVDMYQNKISEQYKYNYNNLDPNINNSLHYNIQGNKFLTNFNQPVSSTFNNNNNIEDKKNVLEMTNTSTYNVNNLLRNNILSSEYFRSLITLKTFKEVLDEILSYADHAEPYCIGSTRAPSTLFCCLYKLFTMHLSKKQLKSLIENKESCYVRACGFLYLRYVHSPSNLWMWFEPYMLDDEEFTVSADKRKLMTIGEYVQSLLYDDKYFNTVLPRLPIKIKNIYGARLMLMNDHRKRHKKNKEQISKFVKGEHIMAYVNGEWEKGEIGGIVNQGKEKVFIRIRKIDGNEKIVHLGYVKLISKDSEKGKGNDRRSSVERSKGRGRDKDRSRDRSRDRSRDRSRNRSRDRSRDRSRDRSRDRRRRRRRSRDRSRSRSRDRRRRRKRDNDERDNSVHNKSEDDYIRNKSNKHNRRSRDRSHRKRDRSISSSESDKKGRYRKEKDENTEDELINKFRKIESQKALATGKDYARRPTSYKSSLTIKVENIYSRKKKRSISPKRIEIPAQTNQNDKKNTENVVPENSKLKELMERYNKVDNSMNRMSNDDLEEMDVMKLG, from the exons atggataaaaatataaaaaatgcagaACATACAACTACACATACTCCACCAAAAGTACATGAAACAAATTCTAACGATGTgggaaatataaattataacaaTTCTTACTATAATGGTGTGCTTCCTATGGGTATCAAcagtaaaaataattttggaGAATGCTTCCCAAACAATCCCAATCTTACCAATAACAATAACATGTATGGTGcattagataaatatttaataaattataattatgtcGACCCATCATATTATTCTATAAACCCTAATGCCATAATTAATATGGGAAATCCTATATATTCAATGGGAAATCAAGGGAATAATTCTTATAGTAATTCTGTGGATATgtatcaaaataaaattagtgaacaatataaatataattataataatttagatccaaacataaataattcttTACATTATAATATCCAAGGAAATAAATTTCTGACTAATTTTAACCAACCCGTCTCATCcacttttaataataataacaatattgaAGATAAGAAAAATGTTTTAGAAATGACAAATACATCTACTTataatgttaataatttattaaggaataatattttatcatcaGAATATTTTAGATCATTAATAACTCTTAAAACATTTAAAGAAGTCTTAGATGAAATTCTTTCATATGCTGATCATGCTGAACCATATTGCATTGGAAGTACAAGAGCACCTTCGACACTTTTTTGTTGCCTCTATAAATTGTTTACCATGCATCTGTCGAAAAAGCaa cTAAAAAGTTtaattgaaaataaagagTCATGTTATGTTCGCGCGTGtggatttttatatttgagATACGTCCACTCCCCTTCCAAC CTATGGATGTGGTTTGAACCATACATGCTTGATGATGAAGAATTTACAGTTTCTGCagataaaagaaaattaatGACAATAGGAGAGTATGTCCAAAGCTTATTATAtgatgataaatattttaatacag TTTTGCCAAGGCTtccaataaaaataaaaaatatttatggtGCACGTCTTATGCTTATGAATGATCATAGAAAAcgacataaaaaaaataaagaacaaATATCAAAATTTGTAAAGGGAGAACATATTATGGCTTATGTCAA TGGAGAATGGGAAAAAGGCGAAATTGGCGGTATAGTAAATCAAGGGAAAGAAAAAGTTTTTATTAGAATCAGGAAAATTGAcggaaatgaaaaaattgttCATCTAGGATATGTCAAATTAATATCTAAAGATTCGGAAAAAGGTAAGGGTAACGATAGACGCTCAAGTGTCGAGAGAAGCAAAGGCAGAGGAAGAGACAAAGACCGAAGCAGAGATAGAAGCAGAGATAGAAGCAGAGACCGAAGCAGAAACCGAAGTAGAGACCGAAGCAGAGACCGAAGCAGAGACAGAAGCAGAGACCGAAGAAGAAGAAGGCGACGAAGCCGAGATAGAAGCCGAAGCAGAAGCCGGGatagaagaagaagaagaaaaagagACAATGATGAACGAGATAATTCGGTGCATAATAAATCAGAAGATGATTATATTCGTAATAAATCAAACAAACATAATAGAAGGTCAAGGGATAGGTCACATAGAAAAAGAGATCGATCAATATCAAGTTCGGAATCTGATAAAAAAGGAAGATatagaaaagaaaaagatgaaaatacaGAAGATGAactaattaataaatttcgAAAAATTGAAAGTCAAAAAGCTCTTGCAACTGGAAAAGATTATGCCCGTCGACCAACTTCTTATAAATCATCACTTACAATAAAagtagaaaatatatatagccgaaaaaaaaagagatcAATATCCCCTAAAAGAATAGAAATACCTGCACAAACAAatcaaaatgataaaaaaaataccgAAAATGTAGTTCCAGAAAATTCAAAACTTAAAGAATTAATGGAAAGATACAATAAAGTTGATAATAGCATGAACAGAATGAGTAATGACGATTTAGAAGAAATGGATGTCATGAAATTGGGATAA
- a CDS encoding rRNA 2'-O-methyltransferase fibrillarin, putative — MGDKFRGGSGKFKKGNNNNQVHKGNMWKGSNGGRGGGDGGGRGGRGGGGGRGGGGRGGGGRGGGGRGGGGRGGGGGGRGGGGNKDKGFKKGKVIVVPHRFPGVYLLKGKSDILVTKNLVPGESVYGEKRYEVMTDDEKTEYRVWNPFRSKLGACLMGGVGNMPIKPGSKVLYLGAANGTSVSHVSDMVGDEGIVYAVEFSHRSGRDLTNMAKKRLNIVPIVEDARQPIKYRMLVDMVDVVFADVAQPDQARIVAMNAHMFLKTGGWFVISIKANCVDSTAKPEVVFASEMEKLKKESCKPKEKLTLEPYHRNHAIVLGMYR, encoded by the exons ATGGGAG ACAAATTTCGAGGCGGATCAGGGAAGTTTAAAAagggaaataataataatcagGTACATAAAGGAAATATGTGGAAAGGTTCTAATGGAGGAAGAGGCGGAGGAGATGGAGGAGGAAGAGGAGGAAGAGGAGGTGGTGGAGGAAGAGGCGGAGGTGGAAGAGGTGGAGGTGGAAGAGGAGGCGGAGGAAGAGGAGGCGGAGGAAGAGGTGGAGGAGGTGGTGGAAGAGGTGGAGGAGGAAATAAAGATAAAGGatttaaaaaaggaaaagtaATTGTAGTTCCACATAGATTTCCAGgagtttatttattaaaagggAAATCAGATATTTTAGTTACAAAAAATTTAGTACCTGGGGAAAGTGTATATGGAGAAAAAAGATATGAAGTTATGACAGATGATGAAAAAACCGAATATAGAGTTTGGAATCCTTTTAGATCTAAATTAGGAGCATGCTTAATGGGAGGAGTTGGTAATATGCCAATAAAACCTGGAAGTAAAGTTTTATATCTCGGTGCAGCTAATGGTACTTCAGTTTCACATGTATCTGATATGGTAGGTGATGAAGGAATTGTTTATGCTGTTGAATTTTCACATAGATCTGGTAGAGATTTAACAAACATGGCAAAAAAAAGATTAAATATTGTACCTATTGTTGAAGATGCTAGACAACCAATTAAATACAGAATGTTAGTAGATATGGTTGATGTAGTATTTGCCGATGTTGCTCAACCTGATCAGGCACGTATTGTTGCTATGAATGCTcatatgtttttaaaaacTGGTGGATGGTTTGTTATTTCAATTAAAGCAAACTGTGTTGATTCTACTGCTAAACCAGAGGTCGTTTTTGCATCAGAAATggaaaaacttaaaaaagaAAGTTGTAAGCCCaaagaaaaattaacatTAGAACCTTATCATAGAAACCATGCCATTGTATTGGGAATGTATCGATAG
- a CDS encoding plasmepsin IV, which yields MEYSEKESNYSNGLMRNGSAFGQLKFDNIKSFKIQKKFQALYFIIFVCIIGSIFAYLVGSNYYSTKTTDINKIIANSEYLTIRTKIDRPRDKLLKKVMNQNVSNYIKESFRLLKSGLLKKEHLSKYDDGIELEQTIGLAFFGTASLGDNKQSFTFILDTGSSNLWVPNTDCKSGGCPYKHRYDSSTSHTYEKDGTPVSILYGSGGIKGFFSNDIFTIGHHTIPYKFIEVTQTDDLEPIYTASEFDGIIGLGWKSLAVGNVEPVIVEMKKRGQIENAVFSFYLPEAEKSIGYFTIGGIEESFYTGDLTYEKLTNESYWQINLDVAFGIVTLDNANIIVDSGTSAITAPSDFLEKFLNTIMSIPVPFLPLRIVLCDDRNLPTLKFTSKNTTYTIEPKHYLLELDPMAEICAVAIVDVDIDPKTFILGDVFFKKYYTVFDYDNSRVGFALAKN from the coding sequence ATGGAATATTCCGAAAAAGAATCAAACTACTCCAACGGACTGATGCGAAATGGTTCGGCTTTTGGGCAATTAAAATTTGATAACATAAAAAGCtttaaaattcaaaaaaaatttcaagcattatattttattatatttgtttgcaTAATTGGATCCATATTTGCATATTTGGTTGGAAGTAATTACTATTCCACCAAAACCACCGAcataaacaaaattattgCAAACTCCGAATATTTAACAATTCGTACAAAAATCGATAGACCACgtgataaattattaaaaaaagtaatgAACCAAAATGTATCTAATTACATTAAAGAATCATTCAGATTATTAAAATCAggtttattaaaaaaagagcATCTTAGTAAATATGATGATGGTATTGAATTAGAACAAACCATCGGTTTAGCATTTTTTGGTACTGCTTCATTAGGAGATAATAAACAATCCTTTACATTTATCCTTGATACTGGTTCATCTAATTTATGGGTTCCAAACACAGACTGTAAATCAGGAGGTTGCCCATACAAACACAGATATGATTCATCAACATCACATACATATGAAAAAGATGGTACACCAGTAAGTATATTATATGGATCTGGTGGTATAAAAGGTTTTTTTAGTAATGATATATTTACTATTGGACACCACACAATAccatataaatttattgaaGTAACTCAAACTGATGATTTAGAACCAATTTATACTGCATCTGAATTTGATGGTATTATAGGATTAGGATGGAAAAGTTTAGCTGTTGGAAATGTAGAACCAGTTATTgttgaaatgaaaaaaagagGACAAATTGAAAATGCAGTATTCTCATTCTACTTACCAGAAGCAGAGAAATCTATTGGATATTTTACAATTGGAGGTATTGAAGAAAGTTTTTATACTGGTGATCTTACCTATGAAAAATTAACTAATGAATCATATTGGCAAATTAATTTAGATGTAGCTTTTGGAATAGTAACTCTTGATAATGCTAATATCATTGTTGATAGTGGTACAAGTGCTATCACAGCTCCATCAGATTTTCttgaaaaatttttaaataccATAATGAGTATTCCAGTACCTTTCCTTCCATTAAGAATAGTTTTATGTGACGATCGTAACTTACCAACTCTAAAATTCACATCTAAAAATACAACATATACTATTGAACCAAAACATTACTTACTTGAACTTGACCCAATGGCCGAAATATGTGCTGTAGCAATTGTAGATGTAGATATTGATCCAAAAACTTTTATTCTTGGAGATGtattctttaaaaaatactACACCGTTtttgattatgataattcaAGAGTTGGTTTTGCACTTGCAAAAAActag